The sequence below is a genomic window from Candidatus Saganbacteria bacterium.
AATGAACGATCTAACACAAAACGAAGAAGAGATAATTATTTGCGAGGCTCTGGGTATCGATAAGGCCGAGCTTATTTCGCATCCTGAACTTTTAAAGAAAGACGATCCAAGATATAAAGAATTTAAAAATCGCATCGATAAAAACGAACCCCTAGCCTATATCACAGGAATACAGCCTTTTTACGGGTTCAATTTCTTTGTCGATAAGTCTGTATTGATCCCTCGCCCTGAAACGGAACTATTAGTCGAAATATGCCTCGATACGTTAATGCCGGGACACAATAAAAACCAATCGATTTTGGATATCGGGACGGGATCGGGAGCGATCGCTGTCTGCCTGGCAAAATATCTGGAGAACGCAGCCATAACCGCGATCGATATTTCAAAGGAATCTCTTGCAATATCTAAGAAAAACTCCGACCACCACAATGTTTCCCATAGGATCAAACACGCGCATAGCGATCTTTTTGAGTCTATCAAACCCAAAAGATTTGACGCGATAATTTCAAATCCTCCATATATTCCGTCCGGAGATATTGAGGAGCTTGAGCCTAATGTCCGCGATCATGAGCCTAGACTTGCTTTGGATGGCGGCATTGACGGGCTAAACATAATAAGGGATATTATCAAAGGATCAAAAGATTATTTAAAGCCTAATGGTTATCTTTTTTTGGAACTCGGTTGTGGACAATCCGAACAAGTGAAAAAACTATTGGAAGACGCGGGTTACAAGAATATCCGGATAATTAAAGATTACGCGGGGATAGATAGGATTGCAAAAGCTCAAAATCAATAAATCATCCGTTAAAAAAGCGAAAGAAATAATTCAAGCCGGCGGGGTCATAATATTTCCGACGGAAACCGTATACGGAATCGGAACTTCGATAAAGTCCAAAAAAGGCATAAAACGCATATTTGAAATAAAAAATAGACCAAAAGATAAACAACTTCAGGTATTAATTTCAGATCTAAAACAATTAAAAGATTTAGCAGTTAGTATTCCAGCATATGCAAAAGACCTAATGGCCGAATATTGGCCAGGACCTCTTACCCTCGTTTTAAAGAAGAAAGGAGGAGGCACGATCGGCGTTCGAATGCCATACCATGTTGAATTACTTAAAATATTACAGGATTGCGGGCCTATGTTTGCTACATCCGCGAATGTTTCCGGTTGCCCTGCCCCGACTTCGGCATCGGAAGTTAAAATAGAAGCAGACCTATTATTGGACGGCGGCAAGTGCAAATTTAAATTGGCTTCAACTGTAATTGATGCGACGTCAAAACCCCCAACAGTTCTCCGACATGGAAAAATTAAAATTAAAAATTAAATTTCAAAAGTGAAATTCCATCAATTATTTATCGAGAATCGCCACTAAGAAAATGAAGGGCGGTTTTTAGCTAGAAATCCTTGTAATATTCTTCAGGGGTGATGTCAGGAAACCATTCGGCAGGCAGATTTTCAAACTTTTTAGCTGTGATCATGAATCTATGGCAGCCATGGCATTCAAATTTAGGGTAAGAGGACAGATCATCTTCTTTGAACTTGTGGTTTTTGTGCAGGTCTTCTATTGGCAGTTGTTCTTCAAATTTGCAATTGTCACAAATGTATATAGCGCACTTTTTCATTTCACCCATGACGCAATTTTAGCTTGAGTCCAATCCTTTGACAACCAGTTGATAGTTTTTGACCTCATAAAGCATTGTTTCCGGATCAAGAAAATGGATAGCTCTGACAAAAATCATTTTCCCTCCGCAACTTGGACATTTTAAGGGGTCATCATTCCAATTAAGCTTTTTTAATGTGGACCATGT
It includes:
- the prmC gene encoding peptide chain release factor N(5)-glutamine methyltransferase, with product MNDLTQNEEEIIICEALGIDKAELISHPELLKKDDPRYKEFKNRIDKNEPLAYITGIQPFYGFNFFVDKSVLIPRPETELLVEICLDTLMPGHNKNQSILDIGTGSGAIAVCLAKYLENAAITAIDISKESLAISKKNSDHHNVSHRIKHAHSDLFESIKPKRFDAIISNPPYIPSGDIEELEPNVRDHEPRLALDGGIDGLNIIRDIIKGSKDYLKPNGYLFLELGCGQSEQVKKLLEDAGYKNIRIIKDYAGIDRIAKAQNQ
- a CDS encoding threonylcarbamoyl-AMP synthase — encoded protein: MQKLKINKSSVKKAKEIIQAGGVIIFPTETVYGIGTSIKSKKGIKRIFEIKNRPKDKQLQVLISDLKQLKDLAVSIPAYAKDLMAEYWPGPLTLVLKKKGGGTIGVRMPYHVELLKILQDCGPMFATSANVSGCPAPTSASEVKIEADLLLDGGKCKFKLASTVIDATSKPPTVLRHGKIKIKN